GACGTTCTATGGCAATCCCCAACATGAGCACAGAGGCAAAAAGAATGGGATACATCATAACCCCACCTTTTTCAAAAATAGAGAGCAGTTTCCACGAATCTGCAGATACAGGTTCTGCGGCAAAAGCAAACCCAGGAAAACCTAATAGACTTAACAATATAATCTTTATAATACGTTTCATGGTAAAGGTTTTTCCCTGAAGGAAGACCCCATTTTATCAATGGGTATATCGTTGAAGTTATAGCATGAAGTTTTCTGGATAAGCAAGGAGCTTTAAGGCCCTGTAAAATGATTAAGTTCTTTAAACACAAGGTTTTTTAGTATATATTTGAAAAAAGCCTGTAACCATCTATAACAACAATGTCCCGATTCCGACTTTCCTTCAAAATCACACCTGTTTTTTCTTTGATTTTCCTGCTTATGATTATCGCGGGATGTTCCACAACAAAAGAGAGGAGTTATTCTGCAAAACAATTACTGCAACAAAGTAAGCGGCTGGCAAAAAATGACGAACCTGAAGAAGCCAAGGCCAAAGTAGAACAATTAATGGAAGATTATCCCGACAGCAAAGAACGGGTAGCGGCCACAATGATGCTGGCAGACATTCATTTTAAATTGGCAGAATTTGAAGAGGCCAAATTTCATTACCAGAAATTTACCGAACTTTATCCCGCTCACAGTTTTGCAGACCGGGCACATTTCTATAAAGCCATGTCCCATTTCAAGCTGACTGACCTGGCATCACGTGACTTGACTCCTGTAAACTCTGCCCTGGAAGGTTTTCAACACTTTGTTGAAGATTTTCCAGATAGCTCCTACACCAAACCGGCAAAATTAAAAATCACTCAATGCCTGGACATTCTTGCGCAAAATATCTTTGAAATAGGCAAATTTTATTTTCGCACTGGCTCTTATCAATCTGCGATCCAAAGGTTCAAACGTTTGAAGATGGAATATCCCAACCATTCTTATACTCTCGAAGCAGAGTTCCTTTTGGGTGAGTCCTACTATCGTGAACAAAATTTTTCTGAAGCATCCAATTATTATAAAAACGTTATTAGAAGCTCCCCAAGAAGCGAATTTGCAAAAGAAGCGCGGGTTCGCCTGAAAGAACTGCGTTAACATATTGAAAT
This is a stretch of genomic DNA from Nitrospinota bacterium. It encodes these proteins:
- the bamD gene encoding outer membrane protein assembly factor BamD, whose translation is MSRFRLSFKITPVFSLIFLLMIIAGCSTTKERSYSAKQLLQQSKRLAKNDEPEEAKAKVEQLMEDYPDSKERVAATMMLADIHFKLAEFEEAKFHYQKFTELYPAHSFADRAHFYKAMSHFKLTDLASRDLTPVNSALEGFQHFVEDFPDSSYTKPAKLKITQCLDILAQNIFEIGKFYFRTGSYQSAIQRFKRLKMEYPNHSYTLEAEFLLGESYYREQNFSEASNYYKNVIRSSPRSEFAKEARVRLKELR